In Archaeoglobus profundus DSM 5631, the sequence TGCTCGTACTAATACCTTTCAAACCCGTTAACCCTAAGACGAGGCTGAGTAAGGTTATGAGAAAAAATGAAAGAGAAAATTTTGCGAGGTGCATGCTCTTGGATGTTTTAGACGCTTTGAGTAGCTTCGATTGTGATATAAAAATCATCTCAACGCATCCCTTCAAAATTGAAAGTTATGATGTTGTAGTTGACAGCAGAGAGCTCGATGATGCCATAAATTCAAGGATTGAAGGAGAGACAGCTGTGATAATGTCTGACATCCCTTTAATAAATTCCAGAATACTCAGAAGGTTTTTCGAAAGCGAGGGAGATGTGGTCATAGCTCCGGGGAGAAAGGGAGGAACAAACATGATAATCATCAGAGATAGGAAATTTAAGGTCAGATACTACTACTGTAGCTTCTTAAGACATTTGGAGTTTGCAAAGAGTTTGGATCTGAAATGTACAGTCTTTGACTCGTTCTATGCAAGCGTTGACATAGATACGCCAGACGATTTACTCGAGCTGATGATACATGGAGAGGGAAAGAAATCTTACGAGTTCCTCTACTCTATCGGTTTCAGGATAAAATATGAGAAAGAACCAAAGCTTGTCAGGATCTCGAATACTTTCCCATGATTTCACCATACTGAATCACATGATTCTCAATAGCCCTCTTAAGCTCGTCCTTACTGTATTCCTTCCATTCCAAAACCGTATCGAGAACGTAGACTTTGAAGTAGTACCTGTGAACGCCGGAAGGTGGGCAAGGCCCTCCGTAACCGTAGAATCCGAAGTCGTTTTTACCTTGCATGGCCTTAAAGGGTTTCTCTATTAACTTACCTCTTGGAATTCCTTCAGGGATTTCGCTTATGGGAGGTACGTTGTATATTATCCAGTGTGTGAATGTTCCCATGGGAGCATCGGGGTCTTCAACTATGATGACAATACTTTTGGCTTTAGGATCCAAATTTTTCAAAATCAAAGGCGGATTTATGTCGTCTCCGTCACATGTATACTTTTTTGGGATGAATTCACCGTTCTCGAAGACTGATTTAACATCTACTTTTTCAACACTCTTCTGAGCACATCCAAAGATGAGGAAAGCCAAAATTAA encodes:
- a CDS encoding YbhB/YbcL family Raf kinase inhibitor-like protein, which gives rise to MRWITALILAFLIFGCAQKSVEKVDVKSVFENGEFIPKKYTCDGDDINPPLILKNLDPKAKSIVIIVEDPDAPMGTFTHWIIYNVPPISEIPEGIPRGKLIEKPFKAMQGKNDFGFYGYGGPCPPSGVHRYYFKVYVLDTVLEWKEYSKDELKRAIENHVIQYGEIMGKYSRS
- the cofC gene encoding 2-phospho-L-lactate guanylyltransferase, yielding MLVLIPFKPVNPKTRLSKVMRKNERENFARCMLLDVLDALSSFDCDIKIISTHPFKIESYDVVVDSRELDDAINSRIEGETAVIMSDIPLINSRILRRFFESEGDVVIAPGRKGGTNMIIIRDRKFKVRYYYCSFLRHLEFAKSLDLKCTVFDSFYASVDIDTPDDLLELMIHGEGKKSYEFLYSIGFRIKYEKEPKLVRISNTFP